In the Alphaproteobacteria bacterium genome, CGCGACGCCTTCGCCGTCAAGGCGAGCGCGCCTGCAGCCGCGACCGCAAGTCGCTCATCGCGTGGCAGGCCTCGGCGAGATCGCGGACGTGAAAGCCCTCCGCGATGGCCGGGCTGAAGTCCGCGAGCCGTTCGCGCAGAACGCCGGTATAGCGCGCCCAGCCATCCGGGCCGACGACGAGCCCGCTCGCCTCTTCGTAGCTCAGATTCCAGGCAATCGCTTCGTCGCGCGCGAGCGCCGGCGGCAGATCGAGGTCGAGGCGTCCGTCCGAAAATTTCACCGGATAACCCCCGGGCAGGCCGTTCGGCCCCGGCATGTGACCGCGCCAGTCCTTGCCCGCCGCCATCGCAAGCATCAGCGGCACGCCGCTGGGCCCGGATATCTCGATCGCGGGCTCGCGCGTGAGCCGCACGCCGGCGACGCGCGCATAGACGTCCGCGACCTCCTCATCGTCGATCCAGACGCGGGCGGAGCGGCCGGCGCGTGCTTCCGGCGGCTGCCGCCACGCCGCGAGGTTCTGATAGTGCGCCAGCACCTTGAGCTTGCCGGCATCGGCGAGCACACCCGCAAAGGCATTCGACAGGATCGCGATGTTTCCGACGCCGCACGTGATCGGCAGGTCGAGCGCCGCGATCAGCGGGTTCACCACGTCGGGAAAACAGCAATTGATGAAGTAGGCCTGCGGCCGCACCGCTTTGACGGCGCGCGCCACCTCAATGGAGAGCGGCGCCTGCAACACCGCAGTCGCGCTCAGGCCGCCCTCCGCGACGAGCTTCGTCCAGGCATTGTCCTGGTGGCTGATGACGTTGCCGGTCTGAAACGACGCGGCCTGCACGACGACCTTGGGCGCGATAGCGCCGAGCGTCGTGGCGGCAGCATCCGGCACCGACAGATCCACCTCACACGAGACGAAGCGCGCCGGGCGGCCGAATAGCGCGGCGCGTGCATTGCCGGCGGTGCGCAGCCAGTCGAGACGATCGCGATTACGGCCCGCGATCGCGACCGTTACGGGCTCAGAGGCCGTTGCCGCGAGATCGAGCGCGATGCGCCCGGCAAAATTCCCGGTGCCGAAGATCAGGATGTCGGCGCGATGATCGCTCACATGCCCGCCCGATGTACCTCTCGCAGGCGCGATGGTAGACAGCACCATGCGCACGATCCACCACGACGTTGCGATCATCGGCGGCGGGCTGGTCGGGACCTGGACCGCCTACTTCCTGCGCAAGCGCGGCCACTCGGTGGCCGTCATCGAGAAGGGCGCGGTCGGTAGCCAGGCGAGCGGCGTCAATTTCGGCAACGTGCGGCTGGAAGGGCGCCACCCGACCGAATTTCCGCTCGCTCTGCGCGCCATCGAGCAATGGGAGCGTATCGAGGAGCTGATCGGCGAGCGCTGCGAGTTCACACCCTGCGGTCACGCCTATATCGCGCTCGACCCCAAGGAGCTGGCTCGGCTCGAGCGCTACCAGCAGGAGGGGGCGGCCGGTGGTCTCGAGATCGAATTGCTCGGCGCGAACGAGGTGCGCCGCCGGTTTCCCTACCTCGGGCCCGATGTGTGCGGCGCCACGTGGTCGAAGCGTGACGGCACCGCCAACCCGCGCCTCGCGACGCCCGCGGTTGCGCGTGCGGCGCGCGCGCTCGGGGCGGAGATTTGGCAAGGCACCCGCGTCACGGCGGTCGAACCTGCCGGGGAACGATTTCGCGTCGTGACGGATCGCGAATTCACTGTCGAGGCTCCGTATGTGGTCAACGCGACCGGCGCCTGGGGCAACGAGATCGCCGAGCGGTTCGGCGAAACCTCGCCGATGTTCGAGGCGGCGCCGCCGAACTTCGTCACCGAGCCACTGCCGTATTTCATCACGCCGGCGCTGCAGGATGCGGGCGGCGCGGTCATTATCCGGCAGGTCGCGCGCGGCAACGTGATCGTGGGGTTCTACCCGCGCGGGCCTGCGGACCGGGTGCGCAACCGCGCGCCGGTCGCACCGGAAAAAACACTGCAGAGCCTCGCCGATGCGGTGCGGGTCGTCCCCGCGCTGCGCGGCGCGCAGGCGATCCGCGTGTGGTCGGGCATCGAGGGATATCTCCCCGACCTGCTCCCCGTGATGGGCTGGAGCCAGACGCAGAACAATCTGCTGCACGCCTACGGCTTCTGCGGACACGGATTCCAGCTCAGCCCGGGCGTCGGCTATACGCTTGCCGAGATGATCGATGAGGGGCAAGCGCGCATTCCGATCGAGGCTTTCGCCATCGACCGTTTCACGCGCGACGTCGTGCCCGACGCCGAGCGCCTCACCGGCGAATTCGATGCGGCGCTTGCCTCGGCGGCGATGCGTCCGCGTGCGGAGGCGGTGCAACGATGAGAGCCAAAGAACACAAGCGCGCCTACTACGGCGTGCCGATCGGCATCCTGATGCTCGACAGCAAGTTCGAGCGCTTCAACGGCGACATCGGCAATGCGCAGACCTGGCCGTTTCCGGTGCAATACAAGATCGTGCGCGGCGCCGTGCCGAACAAGGTCGTCGACACGCTCAACAATCGACATTTGTTTCACCTCTTTGCCGATGCGGCCGACGAGCTGATCCGCGACGGTGTCGACGGCATCACAACGACCTGCGGCTTCCTTGCGCTCTACCAGCAGGAGCTCGCGGCGCA is a window encoding:
- a CDS encoding FAD-binding oxidoreductase; this translates as MVDSTMRTIHHDVAIIGGGLVGTWTAYFLRKRGHSVAVIEKGAVGSQASGVNFGNVRLEGRHPTEFPLALRAIEQWERIEELIGERCEFTPCGHAYIALDPKELARLERYQQEGAAGGLEIELLGANEVRRRFPYLGPDVCGATWSKRDGTANPRLATPAVARAARALGAEIWQGTRVTAVEPAGERFRVVTDREFTVEAPYVVNATGAWGNEIAERFGETSPMFEAAPPNFVTEPLPYFITPALQDAGGAVIIRQVARGNVIVGFYPRGPADRVRNRAPVAPEKTLQSLADAVRVVPALRGAQAIRVWSGIEGYLPDLLPVMGWSQTQNNLLHAYGFCGHGFQLSPGVGYTLAEMIDEGQARIPIEAFAIDRFTRDVVPDAERLTGEFDAALASAAMRPRAEAVQR